One segment of Methanobrevibacter wolinii SH DNA contains the following:
- a CDS encoding acyltransferase family protein, which yields MFASKPGDWKYFWFVPMILTVYLIIFILNKLNSYNKNTFKGFLILSILIILLKEVNLFNFNNQINLVRYLFFSIFAIFGYYLVNTDFLNFKLFKKFKINSRVMVFITGILIISLYACVLLTNVRLTNQFNKFNAISQFSILNILLVSSVMLFFRYIDESNILSNNYLIKGFKLKELILSISSCSYGIYLSHMIILLSLGYFLDPLLAIKPSVVLTLKLILTCIISWLLILILGKIHYLNKLIGKS from the coding sequence ATATTTGCATCAAAACCTGGGGATTGGAAATATTTTTGGTTTGTACCTATGATTTTGACTGTATATCTCATAATTTTTATTTTAAATAAATTAAATTCATATAATAAAAATACTTTTAAAGGTTTTTTAATTTTAAGTATACTAATAATATTATTAAAAGAAGTTAATTTATTTAATTTTAATAATCAAATAAATCTGGTAAGATATTTGTTCTTTTCAATATTTGCTATATTTGGTTACTATTTAGTAAATACGGATTTTTTGAATTTTAAACTCTTTAAAAAGTTTAAAATTAATTCTAGGGTAATGGTTTTCATAACTGGAATTTTAATTATTTCATTATATGCTTGTGTGTTATTAACAAATGTAAGATTAACTAACCAATTTAATAAGTTTAATGCAATAAGTCAATTTAGTATTTTAAATATACTATTAGTATCTAGTGTCATGTTATTCTTTAGATATATAGATGAAAGTAATATTCTATCAAATAATTATTTAATTAAAGGTTTTAAATTAAAAGAACTGATTTTATCTATTAGTTCTTGTAGTTATGGAATTTATTTATCTCATATGATAATACTTCTTTCATTAGGATATTTCTTAGATCCACTTTTAGCTATTAAACCTTCTGTAGTTTTAACATTAAAATTAATATTGACTTGTATTATATCTTGGTTATTAATATTGATTTTGGGTAAAATTCATTATTTAAATAAATTAATAGGGAAATCTTAA
- a CDS encoding MarR family winged helix-turn-helix transcriptional regulator, whose protein sequence is MVNIDKKLEIGVPGIFDAIHRNHSIYLKHALKDEDINFGQFPYLMYLYHEENKDNTQIKIAKVHGVTEGTVARALLKMEENEIIEREENKENRREKIIKLTKKGRKIAKKFRDIDYKWEEEILKFLNEDEKEDFREKLKEIEYCSRKYNEEIKR, encoded by the coding sequence ATGGTAAATATAGATAAAAAACTAGAAATTGGAGTACCAGGTATTTTTGATGCTATACATAGAAACCATTCCATATATTTAAAACATGCTTTAAAAGATGAAGATATTAATTTTGGACAATTTCCATATTTAATGTACCTTTACCATGAAGAAAACAAAGATAATACACAAATAAAAATAGCGAAAGTACATGGAGTTACAGAAGGAACTGTTGCAAGAGCATTATTAAAAATGGAAGAAAATGAAATTATTGAAAGAGAAGAAAACAAAGAAAATAGAAGGGAAAAAATAATTAAATTAACTAAAAAAGGAAGAAAAATAGCTAAAAAATTTAGAGATATTGATTATAAATGGGAAGAAGAAATATTAAAATTCTTAAATGAAGATGAAAAAGAAGATTTCAGAGAAAAATTAAAAGAAATAGAATATTGCTCTAGAAAATACAATGAAGAAATAAAGAGATAA
- a CDS encoding MATE family efflux transporter: MVNETDNERIKLIRGDPKRAIRKLALPMILSMLLMSSNNVIDSIWVAGLGSNPLAALGFVTPLFLIVVGLGVGIGAGANSLISRFIGAKKHEKASNASIHSIIIGIIITILLTVALIIFLKPILIAMGAKEVINFAMEYGIIIVIGTYSFTLPALFGGIFRGEGDVKRSTIPLIVTAVLNIILDPIFIYILNLGVAGAAIATVLSGTVGLIQFLYWVKIKKDTYCSMEMKYYKRSKNMYKEILLVGIPASIEQLVMSITAILINAILAIAAGTTAVAVYTAGWRLVQIGIMPAIGIGTAAITVAGVAYGERDYEKLNTTINYSAKIGFIASIIIAAIFYIFSYQLAYLFSYSSSSANLAPLISQFLQIMVLYILPVPLGVVASNVFQALGKGTHSLILTTNRSLILDVIFCAIAAFVLSAGAIGVYWGIVIGDIVGSIIAFIAIKLYVKRLYKLGKFKQTPEKAN; the protein is encoded by the coding sequence ATGGTAAATGAAACAGACAATGAAAGAATTAAATTAATTAGAGGAGATCCTAAACGAGCAATAAGAAAGTTAGCATTACCAATGATTTTAAGTATGTTACTTATGAGTTCAAACAATGTTATTGATAGTATATGGGTAGCAGGTTTAGGTTCAAACCCTCTTGCAGCATTAGGTTTTGTAACACCATTATTTTTAATAGTAGTAGGTCTTGGAGTAGGTATTGGTGCAGGTGCAAATTCACTTATTTCAAGATTCATTGGAGCTAAAAAACACGAAAAAGCAAGTAATGCAAGTATTCACTCAATAATTATTGGTATAATCATTACAATACTTTTAACAGTAGCATTAATAATATTTTTAAAACCTATACTTATTGCAATGGGTGCAAAAGAAGTTATTAATTTTGCAATGGAATATGGTATAATAATTGTAATTGGTACTTACTCATTTACACTTCCTGCATTATTTGGTGGTATATTTAGAGGAGAAGGTGATGTTAAAAGATCAACAATACCACTTATAGTAACTGCAGTATTAAATATAATTTTAGATCCAATATTTATTTACATATTAAATTTAGGTGTTGCAGGAGCAGCTATAGCAACAGTATTATCTGGTACAGTAGGACTTATACAATTTTTATATTGGGTTAAAATTAAGAAAGATACTTACTGTTCAATGGAAATGAAATATTATAAAAGAAGTAAAAATATGTATAAAGAGATTCTTCTTGTTGGAATACCAGCAAGTATAGAACAATTAGTAATGTCTATTACTGCAATACTTATTAATGCAATACTTGCAATAGCTGCAGGAACAACTGCAGTAGCAGTATATACAGCAGGTTGGAGATTAGTGCAAATAGGAATAATGCCTGCAATTGGTATTGGAACAGCAGCTATTACTGTAGCAGGTGTTGCATATGGTGAAAGAGACTATGAAAAACTAAATACAACAATAAATTACAGTGCAAAAATTGGATTTATAGCAAGTATAATAATAGCAGCAATATTCTATATATTTTCATACCAATTAGCATATCTCTTCTCATACTCATCATCAAGTGCAAATTTAGCACCATTAATTTCACAATTCTTACAGATTATGGTATTATACATCTTACCAGTACCATTAGGAGTAGTTGCATCAAATGTATTCCAAGCATTAGGTAAAGGAACTCATTCCTTAATATTAACAACTAATAGAAGTTTAATACTTGATGTTATTTTCTGTGCAATTGCAGCATTTGTACTTAGTGCTGGAGCAATAGGAGTTTACTGGGGTATTGTAATAGGAGATATTGTAGGATCTATTATTGCATTTATTGCAATAAAATTATATGTTAAAAGATTATATAAACTTGGAAAATTCAAACAAACACCAGAAAAAGCGAATTAA
- the argF gene encoding ornithine carbamoyltransferase, translating into MNSLLSVCDVKDDVLDIIKLANDFKNGKIEKEPLKDQKLAMIFQKSSTRTRVSFEVGMYELGGTALFLSTNDIQLGRGEPIKDTAKVLSRFVDAIMIRANKHEDVVEFAKEADIPVINGLTDIEHPCQAFADMLTIYEHKGDFNRKLTFIGDGNNVSNSLLLICACLGMDFAIACPKGYEPKEDIVRKGKEIAKKTGSEIIITSDLKIALKDADAVYTDVWVSMGDEKEAEKRNNDFIKYQVNSNLMKLAKDDAIFMHCLPAIRGKEVTSDVIDGEQSVIYDEAENRLHAQKAILYYYLKK; encoded by the coding sequence ATGAATAGTCTTTTATCAGTATGTGATGTTAAAGATGATGTATTAGATATTATCAAATTAGCTAATGATTTTAAAAATGGTAAAATAGAAAAAGAACCATTAAAAGACCAAAAATTAGCAATGATTTTTCAAAAATCATCAACAAGAACAAGAGTTTCCTTTGAAGTAGGAATGTATGAATTAGGTGGAACAGCACTCTTTTTATCAACAAATGATATACAACTTGGAAGAGGAGAACCTATAAAAGATACAGCAAAAGTATTAAGTAGATTTGTTGATGCAATAATGATAAGAGCTAATAAACATGAAGATGTAGTTGAATTTGCTAAAGAAGCAGATATTCCTGTAATAAATGGTTTAACTGATATCGAACATCCTTGCCAAGCATTTGCTGATATGTTAACAATATATGAGCATAAAGGTGATTTTAATAGAAAATTAACCTTTATTGGTGATGGAAATAATGTTTCTAATTCCCTTTTACTTATATGTGCATGTTTAGGTATGGACTTTGCAATAGCTTGTCCTAAAGGTTATGAACCTAAAGAAGATATTGTAAGAAAAGGAAAAGAAATAGCTAAAAAAACAGGAAGTGAAATCATTATAACTTCTGACCTTAAAATTGCATTGAAAGATGCAGATGCAGTATATACTGATGTATGGGTTAGTATGGGTGATGAAAAAGAAGCTGAAAAAAGAAATAATGATTTTATAAAATATCAAGTTAATAGTAATCTTATGAAATTAGCAAAAGATGATGCAATATTTATGCATTGTTTACCTGCAATAAGAGGTAAAGAAGTTACTAGTGATGTAATTGATGGTGAACAGTCTGTAATATATGATGAAGCTGAAAACAGATTACATGCACAAAAAGCTATATTATATTATTATCTTAAAAAATAA
- the purD gene encoding phosphoribosylamine--glycine ligase: MKVLVVGAGARENAICDSLKDDVDLYTYISKKNPGISKISKYTIGDEGDLDKVADFAKENNIEIAVIGPESPLGKGIVDKLEEVGVKCVGPCQSAARIETDKSFMRNLFEKYNIPGSLTYKVFDNTKDLNEFLDSYDKQVVVKPVGLTGGKGVKIVGDHLKNNEEAKEYASEVIDNVMGGFAQVIIEERVIGEEYTIQAFCDGEHLAPMPAAQDHPHAFEGDQGAITGGMGSYSDKGGLLPFLSQSDYDESVEIMKKVIKAIAKEAKPYKGILYGQFMLSNEGPRLIEFNARFGDPEAMNVLPLMDTKMIDVCKAIVDGTLDKVEFKDLASVCKYIVPDGYPNTKYAGESIEVDEDKINELGAKVFYASVSEENGEIKLSGSRALGIVAQGENISEAEKIAEEACKYVKGNVYHRRDVGTDALVEKRVNHMNEIRNN, translated from the coding sequence ATGAAAGTTTTAGTAGTTGGTGCAGGTGCTAGAGAAAATGCAATTTGTGATTCATTAAAAGATGATGTAGATTTATATACTTATATTAGTAAAAAAAATCCAGGAATAAGTAAAATTTCTAAATACACTATAGGAGATGAAGGAGATTTAGATAAAGTTGCAGACTTTGCAAAAGAAAATAATATTGAAATTGCAGTTATTGGTCCAGAATCTCCACTTGGAAAAGGTATTGTAGATAAACTTGAGGAAGTTGGAGTAAAATGTGTAGGTCCATGTCAAAGTGCTGCAAGAATTGAAACTGATAAATCATTTATGAGAAATTTATTTGAAAAATATAATATTCCAGGATCTTTAACTTATAAAGTATTTGATAATACTAAAGACCTTAATGAATTCCTTGATTCTTATGATAAACAAGTCGTAGTAAAACCAGTAGGTTTAACTGGAGGAAAAGGAGTAAAAATTGTAGGTGACCACTTAAAAAATAATGAAGAAGCAAAAGAATATGCTTCAGAAGTAATTGATAATGTAATGGGTGGATTTGCACAAGTAATTATTGAAGAACGTGTAATTGGAGAAGAATACACCATTCAAGCTTTCTGTGATGGTGAACATTTAGCACCTATGCCTGCTGCTCAAGATCACCCACATGCATTTGAAGGAGATCAAGGTGCAATTACTGGAGGTATGGGTTCATATTCTGATAAAGGTGGACTCCTACCATTTTTAAGTCAATCAGATTATGATGAATCAGTAGAAATAATGAAAAAAGTTATAAAAGCAATTGCAAAAGAAGCTAAACCTTATAAAGGAATATTATATGGTCAATTCATGTTATCAAATGAAGGACCACGTTTAATTGAATTTAATGCAAGGTTTGGAGATCCTGAAGCAATGAATGTTCTTCCTTTAATGGATACTAAAATGATTGATGTATGTAAAGCTATTGTTGATGGAACTTTAGATAAAGTTGAATTTAAAGACCTTGCTAGTGTATGTAAATATATAGTACCTGATGGATATCCAAATACTAAATATGCTGGAGAAAGCATTGAAGTTGATGAAGATAAAATAAACGAATTAGGAGCTAAAGTATTTTATGCTTCAGTATCAGAAGAAAATGGAGAAATTAAACTTAGTGGTTCTAGAGCTTTAGGAATTGTTGCTCAAGGAGAAAACATATCTGAAGCAGAAAAAATAGCTGAAGAAGCATGTAAATATGTTAAAGGTAATGTTTATCATAGAAGAGATGTAGGTACAGATGCACTTGTAGAAAAACGTGTTAACCACATGAATGAAATTAGAAATAATTAG
- a CDS encoding acetolactate synthase large subunit, with translation MKGGEAIIKALKEQGVDTIFGYPGGTVIPFYDSLYDDDLNHILVRHEQCAAHAAEGYARASGKVGVCIATSGPGATNLITGIANAYMDSSPIIALTGQVSSNLIGNDAFQEADIMGISMPITKHNYQIKDIDSIPSIIKSSFNIAKTGRPGPVLIDIPKEMQENELNKYSTSLIKTPGYNPTIKGNIKQVKTACKLISKAKNPIILAGGGVIISGAGGELQKFAKTIKAPVVTTLMGKGAVPEDEDYSLGMLGMHGRLVANKNINKADVLIAIGTRFSDRTTGRLDQFLPNGTKVIHIDIDPAEIGKNVDVDIPIVGDAKNILKMFNNELKSYKPNANAINWFKDLELKKQELIPRTNYDDVPLMPQRVIREISEALTDDSVVTTDVGLHQMFAAHYFNVNKPRKFISSGGLGTMGFGFPAAIGAKVACEDDPVLAIVGDGGFLMVCQELATVREYDLPVIVTILNNRKLGMVYQWQSLLYNERLSETDLGNVPDFVKLAESFNINAERITQPGETKKAVQKAIKDNEALVLDIEIKKNEFLPMVPAGAGVEEILGEYELAKDYEN, from the coding sequence ATGAAGGGCGGAGAAGCTATTATAAAAGCTCTAAAAGAACAAGGTGTAGATACTATATTTGGTTATCCTGGTGGAACTGTTATACCATTTTATGATTCATTGTATGATGATGATTTAAACCATATATTAGTACGTCATGAACAATGTGCTGCACATGCTGCAGAAGGATATGCTAGGGCTTCTGGTAAAGTGGGTGTCTGTATAGCTACTTCAGGTCCTGGTGCAACTAACCTTATTACAGGTATTGCTAATGCTTATATGGATTCTTCTCCAATTATAGCTTTAACTGGTCAAGTATCCTCTAATTTAATTGGAAATGATGCATTTCAAGAAGCAGATATTATGGGAATCTCAATGCCTATTACAAAACATAATTATCAAATTAAAGACATTGATAGTATTCCATCAATTATTAAATCAAGTTTTAATATAGCTAAAACTGGTCGTCCAGGTCCAGTTCTTATTGATATTCCAAAAGAAATGCAAGAAAATGAATTAAATAAATATAGTACTTCATTAATTAAAACACCAGGTTATAATCCTACAATTAAAGGAAATATTAAACAAGTTAAAACTGCTTGTAAATTAATTTCTAAAGCTAAAAATCCTATAATATTAGCTGGTGGAGGAGTAATTATATCTGGTGCTGGTGGTGAATTACAAAAATTTGCAAAAACTATTAAAGCACCTGTTGTAACTACTTTAATGGGTAAAGGTGCTGTTCCTGAAGATGAAGATTATTCTCTTGGAATGTTAGGAATGCATGGAAGATTAGTTGCTAATAAAAATATTAATAAAGCAGATGTTTTAATTGCAATTGGTACTAGATTCTCAGACAGGACTACTGGTAGATTAGATCAATTCTTACCTAATGGTACTAAAGTTATACATATTGATATTGATCCTGCAGAAATTGGTAAAAATGTTGATGTAGATATTCCTATTGTTGGAGATGCTAAAAACATATTAAAAATGTTCAATAATGAATTAAAATCATATAAACCTAATGCTAATGCTATAAATTGGTTTAAAGATTTAGAACTTAAAAAACAAGAATTAATACCTAGAACTAACTATGATGATGTTCCATTAATGCCACAAAGAGTTATTAGAGAAATATCTGAAGCATTAACTGATGATTCTGTTGTTACCACTGATGTTGGTCTTCATCAAATGTTTGCTGCACATTATTTCAATGTTAATAAACCACGTAAATTCATATCTTCTGGTGGTCTTGGTACTATGGGATTTGGTTTCCCAGCAGCTATTGGTGCAAAAGTTGCATGTGAAGATGACCCAGTTCTTGCTATTGTTGGTGATGGTGGATTTTTAATGGTTTGTCAAGAACTTGCAACAGTTCGTGAATATGATTTACCAGTTATTGTTACTATTTTAAACAATCGTAAATTAGGTATGGTATATCAATGGCAAAGTTTATTATATAATGAACGTTTATCAGAAACTGATCTTGGAAATGTTCCAGACTTTGTTAAATTAGCAGAAAGTTTCAATATTAATGCTGAAAGAATTACTCAACCAGGTGAAACTAAAAAAGCTGTACAAAAAGCTATTAAAGATAATGAGGCTCTTGTATTAGATATTGAAATTAAGAAAAATGAATTCTTACCTATGGTTCCTGCAGGTGCAGGTGTTGAAGAAATTCTTGGTGAATATGAACTTGCTAAAGACTATGAAAATTAG
- the ilvN gene encoding acetolactate synthase small subunit, translating into MLENHTISTLVEDKPGVLQKVTSLFTRRGFNISSITVGESEVESLARMVIVVKADEKGLEQVKKQLNKLIDVIKVKELKPGVSVKRELCLIKVKTKNEKARSEIMQYVNIFRGKIIDVCDNNVTIEITGAPSKIDALIRLLKGYGIKKIARTGPTAVSRGIQQN; encoded by the coding sequence ATGCTTGAAAATCATACAATATCTACTTTGGTTGAAGATAAACCAGGTGTTTTACAAAAAGTTACAAGTCTTTTTACAAGAAGAGGATTTAACATTAGTAGTATTACAGTAGGTGAATCTGAAGTTGAATCTTTAGCTAGAATGGTAATCGTTGTAAAAGCTGATGAAAAAGGTTTAGAACAAGTTAAAAAACAATTAAATAAATTAATTGATGTTATTAAAGTTAAAGAATTAAAACCTGGAGTATCTGTTAAAAGAGAACTTTGTTTAATTAAAGTTAAAACTAAAAATGAGAAAGCTAGATCTGAAATCATGCAATATGTCAATATTTTCAGAGGTAAAATTATTGATGTTTGTGATAATAATGTAACAATTGAGATTACTGGTGCTCCAAGTAAAATTGATGCATTAATTAGATTACTTAAAGGATATGGAATTAAAAAGATTGCTCGTACAGGACCAACTGCTGTATCTAGAGGAATTCAACAAAATTAA
- the ilvC gene encoding ketol-acid reductoisomerase, whose translation MQMYYDKDVDTDVIADKTIAVIGYGSQGHAQSRNMADSGLNVIVGLRKGGKSWQKAKDDGMNVMTIEDAAKEADIIHILIPDEIQEKVYNEQIKPYVESGNTLSFSHGYNIHFGLIEPDDDVNVVMFAPKGPGSMVRKTYLDGFGIPGLVAVEQDATGDALQLALGMAKAAGFTKAGVIETTFKEETETDLFGEQAVLCGGLTELINAGFQTLVEAGYQPEIAYFETCHEVKLIVDIIYQKGFEGMWKDVSNTAEYGGLTRRNTVIGEEAKKGMKEVLKQIQDGTFKDEFADEYKTGFANLKEMRSAENNEQIEKVGTRLRKACGLQKDDE comes from the coding sequence ATGCAAATGTATTATGATAAAGACGTTGATACAGACGTTATTGCAGATAAAACTATCGCTGTTATTGGATACGGAAGTCAAGGTCATGCTCAATCTAGAAACATGGCTGACAGTGGTTTAAATGTAATTGTAGGACTTAGAAAAGGTGGAAAATCTTGGCAAAAAGCTAAAGATGATGGTATGAATGTAATGACTATTGAAGATGCTGCTAAAGAAGCAGATATTATCCACATCTTAATCCCTGATGAAATCCAAGAAAAAGTTTACAATGAACAAATTAAACCATACGTAGAAAGTGGAAACACTTTATCATTCTCTCACGGTTATAATATTCACTTTGGATTAATTGAACCAGATGATGATGTAAATGTTGTTATGTTTGCACCTAAAGGACCTGGTTCTATGGTAAGAAAAACTTACCTTGATGGTTTTGGAATCCCTGGTCTTGTTGCAGTAGAACAAGATGCTACTGGTGACGCTTTACAATTAGCTTTAGGTATGGCAAAAGCTGCTGGATTTACTAAAGCTGGTGTTATTGAAACTACTTTCAAAGAAGAAACTGAAACTGATTTATTTGGTGAACAAGCAGTTTTATGTGGTGGATTAACTGAACTTATTAACGCTGGTTTCCAAACTTTAGTTGAAGCTGGATACCAACCTGAAATTGCATACTTTGAAACTTGTCACGAAGTTAAACTTATTGTAGATATCATTTATCAAAAAGGTTTCGAAGGTATGTGGAAAGATGTAAGTAACACTGCAGAATACGGTGGATTAACTAGAAGAAACACTGTTATCGGTGAAGAAGCTAAAAAAGGTATGAAAGAAGTATTAAAACAAATCCAAGATGGTACCTTTAAAGATGAATTCGCTGATGAATATAAAACTGGTTTCGCAAACTTAAAAGAAATGAGATCTGCTGAAAACAACGAACAAATTGAAAAAGTTGGAACCAGACTCAGAAAAGCTTGTGGATTACAAAAAGATGATGAATAG